In a single window of the Tiliqua scincoides isolate rTilSci1 chromosome 15, rTilSci1.hap2, whole genome shotgun sequence genome:
- the CHRNB2 gene encoding neuronal acetylcholine receptor subunit beta-2, translating into MVSLAQLISVHEREQIMTTNVWLTQEWEDYRLTWNPEEFDDMKKVRLPSKHIWLPDVVLYNNADGMYEVSFYSNAVVSYDGSIFWLPPAIYKSACKIEVKHFPFDQQNCTMKFRSWTYDRTEIDLVLKSEVASLDDFTPSGEWDIIALPGRRNENPNDSTYVDITYDFIIRRKPLFYTINLIIPCILITSLAILVFYLPSDCGEKMTLCISVLLALTVFLLLISKIVPPTSLDVPLVGKYLMFTMVLVTFSIVTSVCVLNVHHRSPTTHTMPPWVKVVFLDKLPALLFMKQPQQNCARQKLRQRRQTQERATGGFFLREGPRSCTCYVNPSTVKKFGAGGESGGGGSGGGGRPFTETSDGVNGYRERPGQTAPPGQCSCGLEEAVDGVRFIADHMKSEDDDQSVSEDWKYVAMVIDRLFLWIFVFVCVFGTIGMFLQPLFQNYATNSLVQINHGTPGSK; encoded by the exons ATGGTGTCGCTGGCCCAGCTCATCAGTGTG CACGAGAGGGAACAGATCATGACGACCAATGTGTGGTTGACCCAG GAGTGGGAAGACTATCGTCTCACGTGGAACCCCGAGGAGTTTGACGACATGAAGAAGGTGCGGCTGCCCTCCAAGCACATCTGGCTCCCAGATGTTGTACTCTACAACAA CGCGGACGGCATGTACGAGGTGTCCTTCTACTCCAACGCCGTGGTGTCCTACGACGGCAGCATCTTCTGGCTCCCGCCGGCCATCTACAAGAGCGCCTGCAAGATTGAGGTGAAGCACTTCCCCTTCGACCAGCAGAACTGCACCATGAAGTTCCGCTCCTGGACCTACGACCGGACCGAGATCGACCTGGTGCTGAAGAGCGAGGTGGCCAGCTTGGACGACTTCACGCCCAGCGGCGAGTGGGACATCATCGCCTTGCCGGGACGGCGCAACGAGAACCCCAACGACTCCACCTACGTGGACATCACCTACGACTTCATCATCCGGCGCAAGCCCCTCTTCTACACCATCAACCTGATCATCCCCTGCATCCTCATCACCTCCCTGGCCATCCTGGTCTTCTACTTGCCGTCCGACTGCGGCGAGAAGATGACCCTCTGCATCTCGGTCCTGCTGGCCTTGACCGTCTTCCTGCTGCTCATCTCCAAGATTGTGCCGCCCACCTCGCTGGACGTGCCCCTGGTGGGCAAGTACTTGATGTTCACCATGGTGCTGGTGACCTTCTCCATCGTCACCAGCGTCTGCGTCCTGAACGTCCACCACCGCTCGCCCACCACCCACACCATGCCGCCCTGGGTCAAGGTGGTCTTCCTGGACAAGCTGCCCGCCCTGCTCTTCATGAAACAGCCGCAGCAAAACTGTGCCCGCCAGAAGTTGAGGCAGAGGCGGCAGACCCAGGAGCGGGCCACCGGGGGCTTCTTCCTGCGGGAAGGGCCGCGCTCCTGCACTTGTTATGTCAACCCATCCACTGTCAAGAAGTTTGGGGCGGGGGGTGAGAGCGGTGGCGGCGGCAGCGGTGGCGGCGGGAGACCTTTCACGGAAACGTCGGACGGAGTCAACGGTTATCGGGAGAGGCCGGGGCAAACGGCGCCCCCCGGGCAGTGCAGCTGTGGGCTAGAAGAGGCCGTGGACGGAGTGCGTTTCATCGCTGACCACATGAAGAGCGAGGACGACGACCAGAGT GTGAGCGAGGACTGGAAGTACGTGGCGATGGTCATCGACCGCCTGTTCCTCTGGATCTTTGTCTTCGTCTGTGTCTTTGGAACCATCGGGATGTTCCTTCAACCGCTTTTCCAAAACTATGCCACCAACTCGCTTGTGCAGATCAACCATGGCACCCCAGGCTCCAAATAA